A DNA window from Luteolibacter luteus contains the following coding sequences:
- a CDS encoding RNA polymerase sigma factor: protein MASLSNEQDWNEWLAEHASRFLLFARQQTRSGQDAEDVLQDALVEAWKRVGGRPDNALVYATIHRRAIDLGRRTERRTRREQASDQPQLFIPSDEDDEAARLLEKELQRLPLQQREVLTLKFWGGLTFAEVAVALDIPPGTAASRYRLALDTLRQTLTTTLA, encoded by the coding sequence ATGGCATCCCTCAGCAATGAACAAGACTGGAACGAATGGCTCGCGGAGCACGCGAGCCGATTTCTGCTCTTCGCCCGCCAGCAGACGCGGTCGGGCCAGGACGCGGAAGATGTGCTGCAGGACGCTCTGGTGGAGGCTTGGAAACGGGTCGGTGGCCGTCCGGACAATGCCCTCGTCTACGCGACCATCCACCGGCGGGCGATCGATCTGGGCCGCCGGACGGAGCGCCGGACCCGCCGCGAGCAGGCCAGCGATCAACCGCAGCTCTTCATCCCGAGCGATGAGGATGACGAGGCGGCCCGCCTGCTCGAAAAAGAACTCCAGCGCCTGCCCCTGCAGCAGCGGGAGGTGCTGACCCTGAAATTCTGGGGCGGACTCACCTTCGCGGAGGTGGCGGTCGCGCTCGACATCCCGCCCGGCACGGCGGCTTCCCGCTACCGGTTGGCACTCGATACCCTCCGCCAAACGCTCACGACCACTCTCGCATGA
- a CDS encoding PDZ domain-containing protein: MKTTTPMLCSLIAAFATANAQDEPSATPALTPVAPLVPEAPPAPPVPPQPPAGMPGIAHMGGGSGTTSIQGAAGGAPAIEVPAIRVEQIVEPIRWQYMNSDFAAPGVINRKAPVAFFGVSASPPPSELAPHLPIDEDTGLVIEFISKDSPAEKAGLQERDVLAKLDEQILIHPRQLAVLLANHKDGDQVKITYVRKGQLHEANAVLATQEPKKTVDLFRSTSDEAPKADVFIYGDSGSPLKTFYRRVHKAKIDENGNKIDLVEDPTSGPGVPGTQAIRETLDGEKAELQEIRKLLEDLSKRLEEGAKE; this comes from the coding sequence ATGAAGACGACGACACCCATGCTTTGCAGCCTGATCGCTGCGTTCGCCACGGCGAATGCCCAGGATGAGCCCTCCGCGACCCCGGCCCTCACGCCTGTAGCGCCCCTTGTTCCCGAAGCTCCTCCAGCTCCGCCGGTGCCACCGCAGCCACCCGCCGGAATGCCAGGTATTGCCCACATGGGGGGAGGGAGCGGAACGACCTCAATCCAAGGCGCCGCGGGTGGTGCCCCGGCGATCGAAGTTCCCGCGATCCGCGTCGAGCAGATCGTCGAGCCGATCCGTTGGCAGTATATGAATAGCGACTTCGCCGCTCCCGGCGTGATCAACCGCAAGGCACCGGTGGCCTTCTTTGGTGTTTCAGCCTCGCCGCCCCCCAGTGAATTGGCGCCACATTTGCCCATCGATGAAGACACCGGCTTGGTGATTGAGTTCATCAGCAAGGACAGCCCCGCGGAGAAGGCCGGACTTCAGGAGCGCGATGTCCTCGCGAAGCTGGACGAACAGATCCTGATTCATCCGCGGCAGCTCGCCGTGCTGTTGGCGAATCATAAGGATGGTGACCAGGTGAAGATCACCTATGTCCGCAAAGGGCAGCTTCACGAAGCAAACGCGGTCTTGGCCACGCAAGAGCCGAAGAAGACGGTCGATCTCTTCCGTTCGACGTCGGATGAGGCTCCGAAGGCCGATGTGTTCATCTATGGCGACAGCGGCAGTCCGCTGAAGACCTTCTATCGCCGGGTTCATAAGGCGAAAATTGATGAGAACGGTAACAAGATCGATCTCGTCGAGGATCCCACCTCCGGACCTGGCGTCCCGGGCACCCAAGCCATCCGCGAAACGCTCGATGGCGAGAAGGCCGAGCTTCAGGAAATCCGGAAGCTTCTGGAGGACCTGAGCAAGCGCCTCGAGGAAGGAGCCAAAGAATGA
- a CDS encoding putative sensor domain DACNV-containing protein encodes MSVLPAPLDLATLITRLNGLLEVHPGAPGEDQLREACNVLYSSSLLKEEGRPVRARVILAPPDAFSSAEGPPDGTHAVRFTTSHPFTTNEIKRLSPAASFFHSVVAVWPGRDGSFRIWGVLNTGPRWMNLVAGGRKPSGAEIPYPIIHVRDPGWLLFYQGYQLLAEWRGREINGPRLDVFHSKLLNDRFAPHRRGLVEEVLNCCLPSTMGLEDYSELARLISLQFIRRVINLVRTSGHGGSVVFLPEGEAGLDAATRWIDCKYTAEADDAGLRYRHLMQSIILRVGELAPEGSTAEQAWEIFRSSADEQLDQLEEAFFELARFLSDLMQVDGVLVLDRKVRVIGFGGEIRVDRNVFQVSQSLDLEATQLADWNVQGDGTRHRSVYRLCSVEPEVIGFVISQDSNVRLIVNVDDSVVFWMHSVV; translated from the coding sequence ATGTCCGTCCTACCCGCGCCGCTCGACCTTGCCACCTTGATCACCCGCCTGAATGGACTCTTGGAGGTTCATCCTGGCGCCCCGGGTGAAGATCAGTTGCGGGAAGCATGCAACGTTCTCTATTCCTCGAGCCTTCTGAAGGAAGAAGGGCGTCCGGTCCGGGCGCGGGTGATCCTTGCCCCGCCGGATGCCTTTTCTTCGGCAGAAGGGCCGCCGGACGGGACTCACGCGGTCCGTTTCACGACTTCGCACCCTTTTACGACGAATGAAATCAAGCGCCTGAGCCCGGCTGCGAGCTTCTTCCACTCAGTGGTCGCCGTTTGGCCGGGCCGTGACGGGAGCTTCCGCATCTGGGGCGTGCTGAATACCGGCCCGCGCTGGATGAATCTGGTCGCGGGCGGCCGTAAGCCGTCCGGCGCGGAAATCCCCTACCCTATCATCCATGTCCGGGACCCGGGATGGCTGCTTTTCTATCAGGGCTATCAGTTGCTCGCCGAATGGCGCGGCCGGGAGATCAACGGACCACGGCTCGATGTCTTCCATTCGAAGCTTCTCAATGACCGCTTCGCCCCGCATCGGCGGGGACTGGTGGAAGAGGTGCTGAATTGCTGCCTGCCATCGACGATGGGTCTGGAAGACTACTCCGAACTCGCGCGCCTGATCTCGCTGCAATTCATCCGGCGCGTGATCAATCTGGTAAGAACCAGCGGTCACGGCGGCAGCGTGGTCTTCCTCCCCGAAGGCGAGGCGGGCCTCGACGCGGCCACGCGCTGGATCGATTGCAAGTACACCGCGGAGGCGGACGATGCGGGACTTCGATACCGCCATCTGATGCAATCGATCATCCTGCGGGTTGGCGAGCTTGCCCCGGAGGGCAGCACTGCCGAGCAGGCGTGGGAAATTTTCCGCAGCAGTGCCGACGAGCAGTTGGATCAGTTGGAAGAGGCCTTCTTCGAGCTCGCCCGTTTCCTTTCCGATCTGATGCAAGTGGACGGCGTGCTGGTGCTGGATCGGAAGGTGCGCGTGATCGGCTTCGGCGGGGAGATCCGGGTGGACCGGAATGTCTTCCAAGTCAGCCAATCACTCGACTTGGAGGCGACCCAGCTCGCAGACTGGAATGTCCAGGGCGATGGAACCCGGCATCGCTCGGTTTACCGGCTCTGCTCGGTCGAGCCGGAGGTCATCGGCTTCGTCATTTCACAAGACAGCAACGTACGGCTGATCGTGAACGTGGATGATAGCGTGGTCTTCTGGATGCACAGCGTCGTCTGA
- a CDS encoding glycosyl hydrolase family 18 protein, whose protein sequence is MKGLLLSFCLAALFITPAAQARKKVVAYVPNWVNLEEFSKEIDYGKLTHINIAFENPVDDEGNLSFNKRNRALMERAKAAQVKVLVSIGGGAASGDAVLKPRYFKLLSDEFRPGFVKKLADYVEAQGFDGLDVDIEGPSINEDYGKFIAELSAALQPKGKLLTAALSKGYGGDRVPDAALGYFDFLNIMAYDGAGFWNPDAPGQHSSLEFAKSATKYWVGRGLPKSKAVLGVPFYGYGFGEAFRKRCYNYSEILVQHPGAENLDQVGNTIWYNGIPTIREKAKHVVDENLGGIMIWSLDTDGNGEKSLLTAIDSTLNPREKK, encoded by the coding sequence ATGAAAGGCCTCCTGCTCTCCTTTTGTCTCGCCGCCTTGTTCATCACACCCGCGGCTCAGGCCCGCAAGAAGGTGGTCGCCTATGTGCCGAACTGGGTGAATCTGGAGGAGTTTTCCAAAGAGATCGACTACGGCAAGCTGACCCACATCAACATCGCCTTTGAGAACCCGGTGGATGACGAGGGCAACCTGTCCTTCAACAAGAGGAACCGGGCGCTGATGGAGCGGGCGAAGGCGGCGCAAGTGAAGGTGCTGGTATCGATCGGTGGTGGCGCGGCGTCGGGCGATGCCGTGCTGAAGCCGCGCTATTTCAAGCTGCTTTCCGACGAATTCCGCCCCGGGTTTGTGAAGAAGCTCGCGGACTACGTGGAGGCACAGGGCTTTGATGGACTCGACGTCGATATCGAGGGGCCTTCGATCAATGAGGACTATGGCAAGTTCATCGCCGAACTGTCGGCCGCCCTGCAGCCCAAGGGCAAGCTGCTGACGGCGGCACTCTCGAAGGGCTACGGCGGTGACCGTGTTCCGGATGCTGCGCTGGGCTACTTCGACTTCCTCAACATCATGGCCTATGACGGTGCGGGTTTCTGGAATCCCGATGCTCCCGGACAACATTCCTCGCTGGAGTTTGCGAAGAGCGCCACGAAATATTGGGTAGGCCGCGGTTTACCGAAGTCGAAGGCGGTGCTGGGCGTGCCTTTCTACGGTTATGGTTTCGGCGAGGCCTTCCGGAAGCGCTGCTATAATTACTCGGAGATCCTTGTGCAGCATCCCGGAGCGGAGAATCTCGATCAGGTGGGAAATACCATTTGGTACAATGGCATCCCGACTATCCGGGAGAAGGCGAAGCACGTAGTGGACGAGAATCTGGGCGGAATCATGATCTGGTCGCTGGATACCGATGGAAACGGCGAGAAGTCGCTGCTGACCGCGATCGATTCCACCTTGAACCCGAGAGAGAAGAAGTGA
- a CDS encoding S8 family peptidase: protein MSARRRWPRLLLLCVLTLGAGGFGFWIIRDAAGTGPKVVSTSKSRLPAKPRLSTAESPDSKSGGRDHFPDGTTIEIFASCRDEELILRFPSEESYASFAQLLEESSVRLLDRLDRLRALRIGMNEVEKTEVLNIFEKEQITSYRTLPTLPDPPRAAGGASNQIATPFGNQVLPWLGVSGDNSRWGAGVKIAILDTGIVPHPALSPVSKSIEFMPLPQDPAKIHTHGTAVASLIAGHHPMARGVAPAADLISIRILDDRGTSDSFAIAAGLLAAMDARVDIVNLSLGEQQDNPLIAEAIRMVLAQGIVVVASSGNEGLQEAKFPAAYPGVIGVGAVDASGERMAFSNLGSELGLTAPGYGVNAASSNGGFISISGTSASAPLVSGAIAATMSDGTSRRLGAAEAVKVVMAHADDEGPPGFDPEYGVGVLNLGRIMNRDQPGISDAVVTWQQYISGDGEGSPGQIQVTVQNRGTVALINSMVEALTPLGSERMIATTIASGASETFSLPFDSQRFQGNTAVEVMSTITPGNSAVDITPSNNRRTDIVRLK from the coding sequence GTGAGCGCGAGGAGAAGATGGCCGCGACTCCTGCTTCTCTGCGTCCTCACGCTGGGGGCCGGAGGTTTTGGCTTTTGGATCATCCGCGATGCCGCCGGGACCGGTCCGAAGGTTGTCTCCACCTCGAAAAGCCGACTCCCTGCCAAGCCACGGCTCTCAACCGCTGAAAGCCCCGATTCAAAAAGTGGCGGACGCGACCACTTCCCGGACGGCACCACCATCGAAATCTTCGCCAGTTGCCGCGACGAGGAGCTGATCCTCCGTTTCCCGTCCGAGGAAAGCTACGCCTCCTTCGCGCAACTCCTTGAGGAAAGCTCGGTGAGGCTGCTCGACCGCTTGGACCGGCTACGCGCCCTGCGCATCGGAATGAACGAAGTGGAGAAGACCGAGGTCCTCAACATCTTCGAGAAAGAGCAGATCACGAGTTACCGAACACTCCCCACCTTGCCCGATCCACCGCGAGCCGCGGGCGGAGCCTCGAATCAGATCGCCACTCCCTTCGGCAATCAGGTGCTGCCGTGGCTTGGCGTCAGCGGCGACAACTCGCGCTGGGGTGCAGGCGTGAAGATTGCCATACTGGATACCGGCATCGTCCCCCATCCCGCCCTGTCCCCGGTATCGAAGTCCATCGAGTTCATGCCACTACCGCAGGATCCCGCCAAGATCCACACCCACGGCACCGCGGTGGCGAGCCTGATCGCGGGACATCACCCGATGGCTCGCGGCGTGGCGCCCGCCGCTGACTTGATCTCAATTCGGATTCTCGACGACCGCGGGACGAGCGATTCCTTCGCCATTGCTGCCGGACTGCTCGCGGCGATGGATGCCCGCGTCGACATCGTGAACCTCTCGCTCGGCGAGCAGCAGGACAATCCGCTCATCGCCGAGGCCATCCGTATGGTGCTCGCCCAAGGCATCGTGGTAGTGGCGAGCTCCGGCAATGAGGGGCTTCAAGAAGCCAAATTTCCCGCAGCCTACCCCGGCGTGATCGGAGTCGGCGCGGTGGATGCCAGCGGCGAGCGCATGGCATTCTCCAACCTCGGAAGCGAACTCGGCCTGACCGCACCCGGCTATGGCGTGAACGCCGCATCATCGAATGGTGGCTTCATCAGCATCAGTGGCACATCCGCCAGTGCACCGCTGGTTTCCGGCGCCATCGCCGCCACGATGTCTGATGGCACCAGCCGCCGCTTGGGCGCAGCAGAAGCAGTGAAGGTCGTGATGGCTCATGCCGATGACGAAGGACCACCCGGATTTGATCCGGAGTATGGCGTGGGGGTCTTGAATCTCGGCCGCATCATGAACCGCGACCAACCCGGCATCAGCGACGCGGTCGTCACTTGGCAACAATACATCTCCGGCGATGGCGAAGGCTCGCCCGGCCAAATTCAAGTCACCGTTCAGAATCGCGGCACCGTCGCCTTGATCAATTCCATGGTGGAAGCACTCACCCCTCTTGGCTCCGAGCGCATGATCGCGACCACCATCGCATCGGGTGCCTCGGAAACCTTTTCACTGCCCTTCGACAGCCAGCGCTTCCAAGGCAACACGGCGGTCGAGGTCATGAGCACCATCACCCCGGGAAATTCCGCCGTCGACATCACCCCGTCCAACAACCGCCGGACCGATATCGTTCGGCTGAAATAG
- a CDS encoding fused MFS/spermidine synthase — protein MPAHRATLPLFGITIFLSAALMFLLQLIFARMVLPLLGGSPAVWNTAMVFYQAVLLAGYGYAHWLGSKFRGATQFKIHSVVLLLAALALPLAIPRGWQPPTEINPVPWLLGMLAYAIGAPFFAISTTSPLLQRWFSMTGHRDAADPYFLYAAGNVGSLLGLLGYPLLIEPRTTLHWQAQAWSIGFGVLVLLAIACGWRTRGGEGDERRVVGSGEVVGKGRRLKWVALAMIPSSLMLSVTSYISSEIAAVPLLWVIPLALYLGSFVIVFARRVLIPVRFCRRVLPFLLVALVIVLATGATTPMVQLAAFHLLVFFCAAMTCHGELAEDRPSPGKLTEFYLWMSVGGVLGGCFNALLAPMLFRGLHEYPVMLVALAAVALPLGNAGRSIPGMALGLVPGLIALAVIFLLPRDLEGNQLRNLATFGIPAFLCYLMSKRSCRFALAIGGVLLASRFAPEQGMKTLFTERSFFGIHRVASDGKFHYLFHGKTVHGIQSLDPVSKKIPLSYYHPGGPLGQIFATRGFDRVAAVGLGAGAAAMYGKPGQDFTFYEIDPAVRRIASDTRFFSYLSESPAKLDFVTGDARLKLAEARGNYDLIILDAYGSDSVPVHLLTREALVVYLGKLAPGGMIAFHISNLHMDLRPVIGNLAADQGLAGLFQEDADFPDDPSNAGRAPSRWALIARDRADLASLEKVALWEVLEADPRTEVWTDGYSSILPLLDFSWK, from the coding sequence ATGCCCGCTCACCGCGCCACGCTGCCACTTTTCGGCATCACGATTTTCCTCAGCGCGGCGCTGATGTTCCTGCTGCAGTTGATCTTCGCGCGAATGGTGCTGCCGCTGCTAGGCGGCAGTCCTGCGGTGTGGAATACGGCGATGGTCTTTTACCAAGCCGTGCTGCTGGCGGGCTATGGGTACGCGCACTGGCTGGGCTCGAAGTTCCGGGGGGCGACGCAATTCAAGATCCACTCGGTGGTGCTCCTGCTGGCCGCTCTCGCGCTCCCACTCGCCATCCCGCGGGGCTGGCAGCCGCCGACGGAAATCAATCCAGTCCCGTGGCTCTTGGGCATGCTGGCCTACGCGATCGGTGCGCCCTTCTTCGCGATCTCCACGACAAGCCCCTTGCTGCAACGCTGGTTTTCGATGACCGGCCATCGGGATGCCGCCGATCCCTATTTCCTGTATGCGGCGGGGAACGTGGGGAGCTTGCTCGGGTTGTTGGGCTATCCATTATTGATTGAGCCGCGAACAACCCTCCACTGGCAGGCACAGGCATGGAGCATTGGTTTCGGTGTGCTGGTGTTGCTCGCGATCGCTTGCGGATGGAGGACGCGAGGTGGTGAGGGTGATGAGAGGCGCGTTGTTGGAAGTGGAGAAGTGGTCGGGAAGGGCAGGCGCCTGAAGTGGGTCGCCCTTGCGATGATTCCTTCGAGCCTGATGCTCAGTGTGACCTCCTACATTTCCAGCGAGATCGCCGCGGTGCCGCTGTTGTGGGTGATTCCGCTGGCACTTTATCTCGGATCATTCGTCATCGTCTTTGCACGACGCGTGCTCATTCCGGTTCGATTCTGTCGCAGGGTCTTGCCTTTCCTCTTGGTCGCGTTGGTGATCGTTCTGGCGACCGGGGCCACGACGCCCATGGTGCAGTTGGCTGCCTTTCACCTGCTGGTTTTTTTCTGTGCAGCGATGACTTGCCACGGAGAGTTGGCGGAGGATCGCCCTTCTCCCGGAAAGCTCACGGAGTTTTATCTCTGGATGTCGGTCGGTGGTGTGCTGGGAGGTTGCTTCAATGCGCTGCTGGCGCCGATGTTGTTCAGAGGTCTCCACGAGTATCCGGTGATGCTGGTGGCGCTGGCGGCGGTGGCTCTCCCCCTTGGCAATGCCGGGCGCTCGATACCGGGTATGGCGCTTGGGCTTGTTCCTGGGTTGATTGCCCTTGCGGTGATCTTCCTGCTGCCCCGCGATTTGGAAGGTAACCAACTTCGCAATCTCGCGACCTTTGGAATACCGGCTTTCCTCTGCTACCTGATGTCGAAGCGGTCCTGCCGTTTTGCGCTGGCGATCGGTGGTGTCTTGCTGGCCTCGCGCTTTGCGCCGGAGCAGGGCATGAAGACCTTGTTCACGGAGCGGAGTTTCTTCGGCATCCACCGCGTGGCGAGCGATGGGAAGTTTCACTATCTCTTCCATGGCAAAACGGTGCATGGCATTCAGTCACTAGATCCCGTGTCGAAGAAGATTCCACTGAGCTACTACCATCCGGGCGGCCCGCTCGGGCAGATCTTTGCCACGCGGGGCTTCGATAGGGTTGCCGCTGTCGGTTTGGGCGCTGGTGCAGCCGCGATGTATGGGAAGCCGGGACAGGATTTCACTTTCTATGAGATCGATCCGGCGGTGAGGCGGATCGCTTCGGACACCCGCTTCTTCAGCTATCTCTCCGAGTCTCCGGCCAAGCTCGACTTCGTGACCGGCGATGCCCGGCTCAAGCTCGCGGAGGCTAGGGGAAACTATGATCTGATCATTCTGGATGCCTATGGCTCCGACTCCGTGCCGGTGCATCTTCTCACCCGTGAGGCTTTGGTGGTCTATCTTGGCAAGCTTGCGCCGGGCGGGATGATCGCCTTTCACATTTCCAATCTGCACATGGACCTCCGTCCGGTGATCGGGAACCTAGCGGCGGATCAGGGGCTGGCCGGTCTATTCCAAGAGGACGCGGATTTCCCCGATGATCCGTCCAATGCGGGCCGAGCGCCTTCGCGGTGGGCGTTGATTGCGAGGGATCGGGCAGACCTTGCAAGTCTGGAGAAGGTGGCGCTGTGGGAAGTCCTTGAGGCGGATCCGCGAACGGAGGTCTGGACGGATGGTTACTCCAGCATCCTGCCCTTGCTGGATTTCAGTTGGAAATAG
- a CDS encoding YihY/virulence factor BrkB family protein has translation MFPIRRLRSILFWRRLTRRWVHHRHTDNAAALAFYALISLPPLLLIGVTVASMVIGEKSAHGELEKQFAAVLGPELADTIEGILQSARIAPRSDPWAFIVAMTTLLYAGSHVLSKLRKTLNVVNEAAPADPSRPWLRRVAARGLCAGLILVFGALLVAATVLQGFAAYIATRMDAPWLDDFNLVQDLGWLSTYLFLTIAFALILKVLPRRRPLWRYAFVGAAFAALTTGSLKGVLDFYFRHSMWGSFIGSGLNFLLFLFWLFVSIQGFLAGAEISAWLGRRAGIRKKAALKQAEVASLGGE, from the coding sequence GTGTTTCCGATCCGACGGCTCCGATCCATCCTCTTCTGGCGGCGTTTGACCCGCCGCTGGGTGCATCACCGGCATACAGACAATGCCGCAGCCTTGGCCTTCTACGCTCTGATCTCGCTGCCGCCGCTGTTGCTGATCGGCGTGACGGTGGCGAGCATGGTGATCGGGGAGAAGTCGGCGCATGGTGAGCTGGAGAAGCAGTTTGCCGCGGTGCTGGGGCCGGAGTTGGCCGATACCATCGAGGGCATCTTGCAAAGCGCCCGGATTGCCCCGCGTTCAGACCCATGGGCGTTCATCGTGGCGATGACCACCTTGCTCTATGCCGGGTCGCATGTGCTGTCGAAGCTTCGCAAGACACTGAATGTCGTGAATGAAGCGGCACCGGCCGATCCCTCGCGGCCCTGGCTCCGGCGCGTTGCGGCGCGGGGGCTGTGCGCAGGGCTTATCCTGGTATTTGGTGCCTTGTTGGTCGCGGCCACCGTGTTGCAGGGGTTTGCGGCTTATATCGCGACGCGGATGGATGCTCCTTGGCTGGATGACTTCAATCTGGTCCAGGACCTCGGCTGGCTGTCGACGTATCTGTTCCTGACGATTGCCTTTGCTCTGATCCTGAAGGTCCTGCCAAGGCGTCGTCCTTTGTGGCGGTATGCCTTTGTCGGGGCCGCGTTCGCGGCGCTGACCACCGGGTCTTTGAAGGGAGTCCTGGACTTCTATTTCCGCCACAGCATGTGGGGTTCCTTCATCGGCAGCGGTTTGAATTTCCTGCTCTTCCTGTTCTGGCTCTTCGTGTCGATCCAAGGCTTCCTGGCAGGAGCCGAGATCTCCGCGTGGCTCGGCCGCCGCGCCGGGATACGGAAGAAGGCAGCGCTGAAGCAAGCGGAGGTTGCCAGCCTTGGAGGCGAGTGA
- a CDS encoding glycoside hydrolase family 76 protein — protein sequence MGNVLAQDVAETKVNPPFRQWGAETMEVLHKDLWMPELKLYAEKANVETKKPDHPAFMWGVGVQLTAMAAASSLEPEKYMGPMKDYADAIQVYWLKHDGIEGFDVQPGPKASDRYYDDNAWLVLALAEVFELTKDTKYLDRSLATFRFVMSGEDDKLGGGLYWREVEKTSKNTCTNAPAIVSALRMYQLTKDEKHLETAKRVYTWTRKTLQDQDGLFWDNVKMDGRIDRRKFTYNSALMIRANCLLHDITGEASYLEEAKRMATAAEKQWIHPTGAISDSGRFAHLLLESFLELHARDKNPHWKETVGRCLVHLHDKMKDENGRYSHRWDRRWGNPVKEAVLLNQASPARIYWLAAKEAPAAAKPEEKERAAE from the coding sequence ATGGGCAACGTCCTCGCGCAAGACGTTGCGGAGACAAAGGTGAACCCTCCATTCCGCCAGTGGGGCGCCGAAACGATGGAAGTGCTTCACAAGGATCTCTGGATGCCGGAGCTCAAGCTTTACGCGGAAAAGGCGAATGTGGAGACCAAGAAGCCCGATCATCCCGCCTTCATGTGGGGCGTGGGCGTCCAGCTTACCGCCATGGCTGCGGCCTCCTCGCTGGAGCCGGAGAAGTACATGGGCCCGATGAAGGATTATGCCGACGCCATCCAAGTTTACTGGCTCAAGCACGATGGGATCGAAGGCTTCGACGTGCAGCCGGGCCCCAAGGCTTCGGACCGCTACTATGATGACAATGCCTGGCTGGTTCTTGCCTTGGCCGAGGTCTTCGAGCTGACGAAGGACACCAAGTATCTTGACCGCTCCCTTGCAACCTTCCGCTTCGTGATGAGCGGCGAGGACGACAAGCTCGGCGGTGGCCTTTACTGGCGGGAAGTCGAAAAGACCTCCAAGAATACTTGCACCAATGCCCCGGCCATCGTCTCCGCCCTGCGGATGTACCAACTCACGAAGGACGAGAAACATCTTGAAACCGCGAAGCGCGTCTACACGTGGACCCGCAAGACCCTTCAGGACCAGGACGGGCTTTTCTGGGACAACGTCAAAATGGACGGCCGCATCGACCGCCGGAAGTTTACCTACAATTCCGCACTGATGATCCGCGCGAACTGCCTGCTTCACGACATCACCGGTGAGGCAAGCTATCTCGAAGAAGCCAAGCGCATGGCCACCGCCGCCGAGAAGCAATGGATTCACCCCACTGGTGCAATTTCCGATAGCGGGCGCTTCGCCCACCTCTTGCTGGAGTCCTTCCTGGAGCTCCATGCACGCGACAAGAACCCTCATTGGAAAGAAACCGTAGGCCGTTGCCTGGTTCACCTTCACGATAAGATGAAGGACGAAAACGGCCGCTACTCCCATCGCTGGGACCGCCGCTGGGGAAACCCGGTGAAGGAGGCAGTGCTGCTCAATCAAGCCAGCCCGGCGCGGATCTATTGGCTGGCGGCAAAGGAGGCTCCGGCAGCAGCAAAGCCGGAAGAAAAGGAGAGAGCCGCAGAATAG